The Anolis carolinensis isolate JA03-04 chromosome 2, rAnoCar3.1.pri, whole genome shotgun sequence genome contains the following window.
AAATTCATCTGATCCAGAACGTGATATGTGACCACAATCCCATCTTTGAGCTACTACTTTGAACCAGGGCTTCAAGTCCAAACTCCTCTTCCTCAAGTGCTCTTTCTGGAAGTTAAGCTGTCCTTCCAGAATAAGCGCACAATCATGGCCTACTGTGCTTCCCATCAGCAGTGTTGAACGAAGATTCAACTCCTAGACTTGCTCTTGTATGGGAAATGAGATGGGTGCCTCAGGTGGCAAAAATGTCTTGGGTCAGCATGTGATCCACCACAAAATACATTTGCTTCTAAGCGTCATAGCTGTTTCTGTACTGGGCAAGCTTGCGATTACTGTATGCACAAACATATAAGTAGTTGGTGGGTTTGgaggacaaaattatggattttgatatgacccaaggATAAATTAAAGGATCctgcgccggggggggggggggggggaggtgccatCTGCCCTTAGCTGCCACCAACATTTCCCTACCAACAAATTAAAAAATGCGCGAAGCAGCTCCAAAGCAGAGAGTGCAGAGGCCGGTGCTTTTTTCAGGTTCTCCTGTGATGGACTAAACTCTTTTGCCATCCTACTTAAAAGAAGGAGATGGTTCCCTTTTTGGTAAGAACTAAGGCACCGTAGTCAGATTGACATATGGGTAAAATGACACAGGTTTTTAGACTGATttcttgactaaaatttctaggtgTATACATGAGAATATAGGGTAGTAACATTACAAATCCAGATCAGCAGTTTCCAAAATATGATTACTTTACATAATATTGGGTTTCACCAATAAAAGTCCCATCCCTCTTGATCTAAATATTGTAGATTGATGCAATGTTACCAATATATAGTATTTAAATATAAAGGGATGGGACTTTTCTTGGTGGAACCCAATATTATTTAGTACTATTATATTTTGGTCAGACCATATGGTCTTTATATTACTGCTTTAATATAATTACCTAGTAATTACTAAAGTAACCCCATAGCCAGAGACAGAagattgtataaaatgcacaccttGAAAAATGTGATATACTTCTTGATAATGCCTTCAAGGGTCTAAGTGATAAATAATCGACAATGGATGCCTAATAAGACTGAGAAATACAGCCCTGAGGAAAAGTTTCATGCAAGGGTCGGAAGATTTCACTAGAAACTGTATATTGTACTTTACTTGAATTTGCAGAAGTTAGTGACAACATGCCATTTAATATCTTTAGCAGAGATGATTCTAACTGTGAGGTAGTCAGAAAAAGTCAAATAATGCTATCATagtattttgctttttctgcatTCTTACAGCTTTCAGATACTTCTGATCTATAAGATACTAACACTGTACAATGACTATGCTCTGAAAGATACAGGGAAAGTGATCCCCATCCTACTGAGTGGTATATTAAAAGCTAAAACCAGATTGGCTTTGTTGTCCATCAACCCTGTTACAGTGATGATGAGAAATATCTGTCAAATGGCAATACTGTTCCTGTTCCAGATATGGAAAATGGCAGACTTCTAAGGGGAAAGAATGGTTGATAATTTGAAGACTCTCACTAGAGCAGAAAACAGTAGAAGGAAGAGAGGGTTGTAAGCCTCCTCAAATAAAGGCAGTGTTTTCCTGGGTTACCATGAGTTGTTATTTGGTTAATTATTTGGTAGATACAAGAAGTGGAAGAGTTCTTTGCAAACTCATAAATGCTTTCTTCTAAATAAAAGAGTTCATCACATATACAGCAAGCCACATGGGAGCTGCTTCCCTACAGTGTTCTCCCACATTGCTGTGAGATATGTGTCACATCAAACCGgcagcaaattaaaaaaaaacccaaacatttcCAAACGGATTGGTAGCCCACTGAGAACTAAAGCCAGAATCTTTGCAACTTTTATTATGCTGCTAAATCAACACATTTTCAAATAGACTCATCATGAATAAAGAAACTGCATGCTTGACTTTGTTCTGGTGCCCAAACCCACACAACCCATCTTCCTCTGACAATGGAGTAAACAGTGGATGCGATGCCTCTTTCAGTATAACAAATATTATGAAGAGGCTAGAGAACATGGCAttcctttgggagaaaaaaagtgAGTGATTCCTTTATGAAGGAAAAATCTGAACTGTAAGAGTCCAGACACACATACAATTCTCCCTCAAGAGTTTTGGCATGGGGATAAAATGAATTTTCTGGACTGGATTTTGCACAAGTCTGGCCACAGAAAACAATTATTCTTTCTGGATGGATATAGGGGGAGGGCAGGTTCAGGGAGATAttgtattaaaataaacataagaTAAATCTGTATAAAACATATGTTTCTACTAGTGATGAAGAAATGGAAAATGTGGCAAAGACTATTCCCAGAATGCTTCCAGGTAAGCCGTCTTTTTAAGGAACAAGTAATACATCATTTTGCTCTTAAGTCAGAGGTATTGTAATGGTGCCGAGTATGGGAGATTACTATTTGTGATGTACaataatatttacagtattttacagaaacacatacaaaacagatCTCATATTTCCAGAGATCAGACATGTACAGAACTCTTTTAGTCGGAATATTCACTGTCAAAAAATATTGGGCAATACTTTTTGCTTTCCTTCTGGGATGAGGAAGGTGAGTTGTTCTCAAAAAGATGAAACCACTTTGGGGATAAACAACTATCTGGAGAGGAGTTTGCCCAGAAAAAACGATTATTTTTTGTGCTAGAAAGGCCCATCCTGTTTTGAACTCCAGGTATCCCTTGTACACTGGCTGCACACTGTACATTTTCCTGGGACTGGAGCACAGCTGGGGAAGGTGCCAAGCTAGAACTACCTGGGTTAAAAGAGTATTGGGTCTTCTCCAAATTAGAACACCCTCTCCCATTTATATTTTGCTTCACATCGGCATTAATATACATCaagtaatttctttctttcttagaagAGTAAAGGCTTTTCTTGTGGCCCCACATTTTCGACTTTTTCTTTCTGACTCCCCTTCCTCTACCTTTATTTGGCATGTTCCCATTTGTGGACAATACTCTGTTTTTGTGCTCCTCAGCATGGTTTTGTAGGAGTGTGTTGCTAATGCGAGTCTGGTTCTGCTGTAAAGGTCTCCTAAGAGTAAGTCTTTTCCCCCGGTTGTCTCTTTTAAGGACTTTCCTGATGGGAGTGGCTTGATATAGGTCTTGAGTAAATGGCCAGCACCCCTCGGGGCTACTACTAGGGACAGCTGCAGTGGAGCAGCTGATGTAAATGCTATTGTTTGCATCTTGGCCCCTAGCTGCAATATGGCCACTCTGTTGCTGCATGtcaagattttttttactttgtggaGAAGCAATCATAGAAACAACCTTGTTTCCAGGAGACGTCTTTGAAATATTTCCGTGACAATCATGAGGTTGTTGTGTCAACATCATGTTGGGAGATGTTTGGGAGGCATTGTCCTTTATCTGAGTGGGTGCTCTGGGGGAAGAAATGAATGCCTGCAGCTCAGTGAGAAGACGGGGGATCTGCATGAGGCCAATTTGCTCACAGAGGTTCAGGTGCTGCTCTTTCTGCTGGGTTGTTAATTGCTCCAGACTCTCTTTTAATGATTGCAGGTTGGCTTTCAGATCAGAGATTTCTATGTCTTTCTGAGGAAGAGAAAGAATATAATTAGGTAACGTAGATTTAAACCATAGCTTGGGAAAGATGCTTTTTGAACATCTCCCAGAAGCTCTTACGCAGGATCACTGATTGTGCAGGCTGGGAGATGCACAAAAAAAtcctgcagtaaaaaaaaaaaaacctttccaagTTCTGTTTTAAAATCTAGAAAAGATAATGCCTTTGATTCAAAAATCAAAGTGGATTAATGCCAATAATGTACACTGCTTAACCAACAAACTGAAAAATGCTCACACAGGAAATTTGGAAAAGGGctatacatttgtgtgtgtgacagaaaatggcaaaaatatttattttgtcagAGTTAGATGTGTttggaaagcaaaacaaacagccATCACATAAATGcccataaaaacatttaaagaagCATTACTTTTACAGATGATAACATCTGCAACTTTTGCCTGACATGAAATGTATGTCTGTGCAAAGAAATTATGAGAACATTTATAGTAAGTTGATTGCTGAACAGTATTTTTCCTGATTTCCAGAAATAAATGGACTGGCTCACATGCGACATTCACCATGAGCAGGTGAAGAAAGGAATTGGTCTCCACATGCTTGCAGATAGTCTGAATTATTCTTTAAGAACCCAACACATTTCGGCCTGTAGATAAACAGATTGGCCTTCTTTGGGTCCAATTTATGTACGGCCAAAACATCCTGGGCTTTTAAAGAATAAATTCAGACCATCTGCAAGCATACAGAatccaaaatatgtttttttcagTATCTATCCATGATCAACCCATTGTTTCTGCTGCTTGAGGCAGAAAACTTCATTCTGCCAATGGGGAgaagaaatcctaatagctattAAAATTTCTTATCACCTTTCAATACATTTCAGATATGTAGGATGGTTTTTACTCATTTTTTATCCACCCACCCATATTTTTCCCACCCAACCTATGCTTATCAGAAATAGCTCCTTCCCAAAATAAGAATGGGTTGTTGTCCTGCTCCTTCCTAGTTGTCTTTTTTTATTAATACAATTGATTTGCAAATTTAACAAAAAACGAGTTGTGCCTAAGGAGAGAGCATAGCTAGTTTATACTTTCCTCTTTGTCATTTCCTTATATATTTCAATATGCACTAAATAATGTACACAGACATATATGCCTCTACCGACTTTTCTTTTATGTATCATAAAAATTGCTCGGCTTGTGATGATAAGATGTAGCATTTCTAATGGTATTTGTTGTCATACCTTCATTTTTGCATGTgtaattttttgtatttttttaaaaaggaagtagcATATCTAGCCTTACCTTATTTGTTTTGTGTTCCTTGTgctccatatatttatttatatgactataataatataatatggtaatcttagttaACTGCTGTTATCCTAGTACTGTTCTAATTTTAAtagattgtgattttattatgaaataatgcagtttatttttaatatgtcGTAAACAGACTTTAGATATTAACctagaaaggtggcatataaataaatatttaaataaataacattccAACTCTTTGTCCTTCTCTGATCACTCAATTTTACTTCTAACATTAATCTTCTAAAACAtcttatttccttttcttttggcaGAAGAAACTTCTTCTTGCCAAgttttctgaattattttttaaaacatagatatatgttgtatgtattatatttttgaGAATTTTGGTTGATCAGTTCTAACCCTGGGGGTCTGATTAGTCTACACACCATCTGCTACAGAATATGCTACTGACACTATAGGCTTATCTAAGCAGGCAAGGCGAGCAAGTCAAAAGCAAGACTCTGGTTTTACAAGCAATGTTTTGTGTCTATCCAGTTCTCCATCTCAGCCTTGAAAATAGCAACTCAGTTGGCTGCCTGTGGCTGATCCAATAAAGGTATTGAGGCAGGAAAGACCACAAAtttaatactccaaaattgtccatatgggttgctgagatagtgacacctttgctttctgataatgcAATGGagaaaaactttgtttcatgaacaaaattaaacatattgTGTACAAAATTTCCTTTAGGGtttgtatataatgtataattcaGGCTTGCACAacatttggccctccaagtgttttgggtttcaactcccagaattcctgaccgttggacaagctggctagggcttttgaGAGTTGGAGACTCAAACAGCTGGAGGGGCTACAGGTTGTGCAAGCCTGGTTTAAATAAATGATGTCTGTGTTTAgcattgggtcccatctccatgatCTCACTATGTATACAAAAGTATCCTCAAATCCCTAAAAATCCAAAATAGGGAAtatttctggtctcaagcatatCGGGAAAAGGATGCTTAATCCGTAACCTTCTTTGCAATATTGTTTTTGTCCTTCAGTAGATATTTGTGGCATTTATAGCCAGTCTTTCTTTTATGAAGCCCCAATAATGTATACTCTTCCAGTTTTGACTTTATAAAAACTCTGTTGGGGTAGGTTAAGCTGAAAGACACGGGTGGCTCCAGTCTCATTGAGTGTCGTAGTGCAGCAGGGGTTTTATTTGGTTTCTTCCTATCCTATTGCAACAGACCAGCCACTATATCACTATGGCTGTTTCCCCAACTAACATAAGCAGGATTTCTAGAGCACAAAACTAATTATGTAATGTACTATTTGTTCATCTGTACCATTTTGG
Protein-coding sequences here:
- the iho1 gene encoding interactor of HORMAD1 protein 1 isoform X2, yielding MQIPRLLTELQAFISSPRAPTQIKDNASQTSPNMMLTQQPHDCHGNISKTSPGNKVVSMIASPQSKKNLDMQQQSGHIAARGQDANNSIYISCSTAAVPSSSPEGCWPFTQDLYQATPIRKVLKRDNRGKRLTLRRPLQQNQTRISNTLLQNHAEEHKNRVLSTNGNMPNKGRGRGVRKKKSKMWGHKKSLYSSKKERNYLMYINADVKQNINGRGCSNLEKTQYSFNPGSSSLAPSPAVLQSQENVQCAASVQGIPGVQNRMGLSSTKNNRFFWANSSPDSCLSPKWFHLFENNSPSSSQKESKKYCPIFFDSEYSD
- the iho1 gene encoding interactor of HORMAD1 protein 1 isoform X1; this encodes MNVNLWNIKDLFSTPTKMGPNKPPSWTSAPSDYNSMSDSQFLLGSQFCPENSQPGSLPLEFCNQQRQDRNSQQNSQDNESSIFAKYQSKPQLFGGDGKDKGSLNFPAGRYKGVLEQFEENKRKIKEKHDNELLNTFILNTKESLQRLESSFAMFEDTLKSVLSALESHSKTMQETSQSHYESVQNALKERNEMEQALLEMEKNLHRKDIEISDLKANLQSLKESLEQLTTQQKEQHLNLCEQIGLMQIPRLLTELQAFISSPRAPTQIKDNASQTSPNMMLTQQPHDCHGNISKTSPGNKVVSMIASPQSKKNLDMQQQSGHIAARGQDANNSIYISCSTAAVPSSSPEGCWPFTQDLYQATPIRKVLKRDNRGKRLTLRRPLQQNQTRISNTLLQNHAEEHKNRVLSTNGNMPNKGRGRGVRKKKSKMWGHKKSLYSSKKERNYLMYINADVKQNINGRGCSNLEKTQYSFNPGSSSLAPSPAVLQSQENVQCAASVQGIPGVQNRMGLSSTKNNRFFWANSSPDSCLSPKWFHLFENNSPSSSQKESKKYCPIFFDSEYSD